The Magnetococcales bacterium genome has a segment encoding these proteins:
- a CDS encoding ATP-binding cassette domain-containing protein, whose translation MRFGGVLALNEVTFSVEWGSITALIGPNGAGKTTAFNCITGFYQAQHGQLRFHRPNRPAVELLELLGQPFSWNDWTHPRRLWRKMGYKIMGGPHLVCRAGIARTFQNVRLFKELTVLENLLVAQHASLDRHFFSGLFNTRAFRDHETTALSRALELLDFFELTHVANRPAGQLSHGHQRRIEIARALCTGPTLLCLDEPAAGLNPMETHALSQWIHRLRQEMNLTILLIEHDMGLVMERSDWIVVLNHGEVIARGTPAEIQRHPAVVEAYLG comes from the coding sequence ATGCGTTTTGGTGGCGTCCTCGCTCTGAATGAGGTTACTTTTTCGGTGGAATGGGGCAGCATCACCGCCCTCATTGGTCCCAATGGGGCGGGAAAAACCACCGCGTTCAACTGCATTACCGGTTTCTACCAGGCGCAGCACGGACAACTTCGGTTTCATCGTCCCAATCGACCGGCGGTCGAACTCCTTGAGTTGCTGGGACAGCCCTTTTCCTGGAACGATTGGACCCATCCCCGGCGGTTGTGGCGCAAGATGGGCTACAAAATAATGGGTGGACCGCATCTCGTATGCCGGGCGGGCATCGCCAGGACTTTTCAGAATGTTCGCCTTTTCAAAGAATTGACCGTCCTGGAAAATCTTCTCGTCGCCCAGCATGCCAGTCTTGACCGTCATTTTTTCAGTGGCTTGTTCAACACGCGCGCCTTTCGCGATCATGAGACCACTGCCCTTTCCAGGGCATTGGAACTGCTCGATTTCTTTGAATTGACCCATGTGGCCAACCGTCCCGCGGGACAGCTTTCCCATGGACATCAGCGCCGGATCGAAATTGCCCGGGCGCTGTGTACCGGTCCGACCCTTCTGTGTCTCGACGAACCCGCCGCAGGATTGAATCCCATGGAAACACACGCTTTGAGTCAATGGATTCACCGTCTGCGACAAGAGATGAACCTGACCATACTCCTGATCGAACATGACATGGGACTGGTCATGGAACGCTCCGATTGGATCGTGGTTCTGAACCATGGCGAGGTCATCGCCCGGGGCACACCTGCCGAAATACAACGCCATCCCGCCGTGGTGGAGGCTTATCTTGGTTGA